The Huiozyma naganishii CBS 8797 chromosome 6, complete genome genome includes a window with the following:
- the YGP1 gene encoding Ygp1p (similar to Saccharomyces cerevisiae SPS100 (YHR139C) and YGP1 (YNL160W); ancestral locus Anc_2.98), whose amino-acid sequence MKFELALSALLAVSSVTDASPVEFLNRKKKQNKAAASASSVSHSVSHSVSHSVAEPTATGESTLRASNGTINIFGNATTLLNGNRSNRTAVGGETLQVIVAGGKVPITNRTAGSNYTTVSNTSRALNSTELLNIATDLNSTLAEKNTKAGVVVTNSKSVEAFGFLSSLLFNTSKPIVISEDADLASIVANSTGAAGRGPLVVKDDGLVYSGLFSPTTGCETDCSGIPVGAVSGNTTNFFFQPSVATFLSVNSTIRTNYTNFTNIESLAYSSPTVPILYDADFSEYLVQGLAAAVQGLVVVSSNTTSSTLNSSSIPIVYASPSAPLVSIAQEDVPAGSIAAGYLTPVKAQVLLTVAIANGVTDLESLKAVFAN is encoded by the coding sequence ATGAAGTTCGAACTTGCTCTATCTGCCCTTTTGGCCGTCTCTTCCGTCACTGATGCCAGTCCTGTTGAATTTCTaaacagaaagaagaagcaaaacAAGGCCGCAGCTAGCGCCAGCTCTGTCTCGCACTCCGTCTCGCACTCCGTCTCGCACTCCGTCGCTGAACCAACCGCCACCGGTGAAAGCACTCTACGCGCATCTAACGGCACTATCAACATCTTCGGTAACGCCACCACTCTGTTGAACGGGAACCGTTCTAACCGTACCGCTGTCGGTGGCGAGACTTTGCAAGTCATCGTCGCTGGTGGTAAGGTCCCAATCACAAACAGAACCGCTGGTTCCAACTACACAACCGTTTCGAACACTTCTCGTGCTTTGAACTCCACCGAGTTGTTGAACATCGCCACTGACTTGAACTCCACTTTGGCGGAGAAGAACACCAAAGCTGGTGTCGTGGTCACAAACAGCAAGTCTGTCGAAGCATTCGGTTTCTTGTCCTCTTTGCTGTTCAACACTTCAAAGCCAATTGTCATCTCTGAGGATGCCGATTTGGCCTCCATCGTCGCCAACAGCACCGGTGCCGCTGGCCGTGGTCCATTGGTCGTCAAGGACGACGGTCTAGTCTACTCCGGTTTGTTCTCCCCAACCACCGGTTGCGAAACCGATTGCAGTGGTATCCCAGTCGGTGCCGTTTCCGGTAACACCaccaacttcttcttccagcCATCCGTCGCCACTTTCTTGAGCGTCAACTCTACCATCAGAACCAACTACACCAACTTCACCAACATCGAGTCCTTGGCTTACTCGAGCCCAACTGTGCCAATCCTATACGACGCCGACTTTTCCGAGTACTTGGTCCAAGGTCTAGCCGCCGCCGTGCAAGGTTTGGTCGTCGTCTCAAGCAACACCACCTCCTCGACTTTGAACTCCTCCTCGATCCCAATCGTCTACGCTTCCCCATCTGCCCCATTGGTCAGCATCGCCCAAGAGGACGTCCCAGCTGGCTCCATCGCCGCCGGCTACTTGACCCCAGTCAAGGCCCAAGTCCTATTGACCGTTGCCATCGCCAACGGTGTCACCGACTTGGAATCCTTGAAGGCTGTCTTCGCCAACTAA
- the MEP2 gene encoding ammonium permease MEP2 (similar to Saccharomyces cerevisiae MEP2 (YNL142W); ancestral locus Anc_2.99) has protein sequence MSTYNFTGTPTGHGTGGDSLTTDMNTQYELANMAWLGTSAAGVWLMVPGIGLLYSGLSRKKHSLSSLWLSLTGVCVCIFQWFFWGYSLTFSHHTKGNGFLGTLEFFGFRHVLGAPSAVSSAPDILFAVFQGMFASVAGVLAMGGGGERARLFPMMVFLFLWMTLVYCPCACWTWNATGWLAVMGSLDFAGGVVHQTAGHGALMYALILGRRDKSKNTGRKIPKYKPHSVTSVVLGTTFLWFGWQFFNPGSAGNATMRAWYAAMNTNLAAAGGGLAWMFIDYFRYDGKWTTVGLCSGIVSALVGITPGAGFVPIWSSFVIGVVTSIGCNFAVDVQYWLKIDDGYAVWALHGVGGCIGGVLTGIFAADYVNATAGSYIAPIKGGWLNHHYRQVGYQLAAMCSICLWTCVVTSIILLVMDRIPWLKIRLKPEEEERGTDAVEIGEFTYQSDEEDGGDELNNNEDYTFIPQPVRSKTTVVDALTSKLSHNNDKIEPHQNIDDKLNEEGSSTSQSHAEKSEPEK, from the coding sequence ATGTCAACGTACAACTTCACTGGTACGCCCACTGGTCATGGGACCGGTGGTGATTCGCTAACCACAGATATGAACACGCAGTACGAACTGGCCAACATGGCGTGGCTGGGTACCTCCGCAGCAGGTGTGTGGCTCATGGTCCCCGGTATCGGGCTGCTTTACTCTGGGTTGTCCCGAAAGAAGCACTCTTTGTCGTCGCTGTGGCTTTCTTTAACCGGTGTCTGTGTCTGTATCTTCCAATGGTTCTTTTGGGGCTACTCGCTGACGTTCTCTCACCATACTAAGGGTAACGGGTTCCTCGGGACACTAGAGTTCTTTGGGTTTAGACACGTCTTGGGGGCTCCATCCGCGGTCTCCTCCGCTCCTGATATTTTGTTCGCCGTGTTCCAAGGCATGTTCGCATCCGTCGCTGGTGTGCTCGCCATGGGCGGTGGCGGGGAGCGTGCTCGTCTGTTCCCCATGATGGTCTTCCTGTTTCTGTGGATGACGCTCGTGTACTGCCCATGCGCCTGCTGGACGTGGAACGCGACCGGATGGCTCGCAGTCATGGGGTCCCTCGACTTTGCCGGAGGTGTCGTGCACCAGACCGCTGGTCACGGTGCTCTAATGTACGCGCTGATCTTGGGGAGAAGAGacaagagcaagaacaCTGGGCGCAAGATCCCGAAATACAAACCTCACTCAGTCACATCCGTCGTCTTGGGGACCACTTTCCTGTGGTTCGGATGgcagttcttcaacccgGGGTCCGCAGGTAACGCGACGATGAGAGCATGGTACGCCGCAATGAACACAAACTTGGCCGCAGCAGGTGGTGGGTTAGCCTGGATGTTCATCGATTACTTCAGATACGACGGGAAATGGACCACTGTGGGGCTGTGCTCAGGGATCGTGTCCGCTTTGGTTGGTATCACCCCTGGTGCAGGGTTCGTCCCCATCTGGTCCTCCTTTGTCATTGGTGTCGTCACATCCATCGGGTGTAACTTCGCCGTTGACGTGCAGTACTGGTTGAAGATCGACGACGGGTACGCCGTGTGGGCGTTGCACGGAGTCGGTGGTTGTATTGGTGGTGTCCTGACCGGGATCTTTGCCGCAGACTACGTCAACGCGACCGCGGGGTCATACATCGCGCCAATCAAGGGCGGGTGGTTGAACCACCATTACAGACAAGTAGGATACCAGTTGGCCGCGATGTGCTCGATCTGTCTATGGACCTGTGTCGTTACTTCTATAATCCTTCTGGTCATGGACAGAATCCCCTGGTTGAAGATCAGGTTGAAAcccgaggaggaggagcGCGGCACGGACGCCGTTGAGATCGGCGAGTTCACATACCAGAGCGACGAAGAGGATGGTGGGGATGAGctgaacaacaacgaggACTACACGTTCATTCCACAGCCCGTACGGTCAAAGACCACCGTTGTTGATGCGTTGACGAGCAAACTGTCACacaacaacgacaagaTCGAACCGCACCAGAACATAGACGACAAGCTCAACGAGGAAGGGTCCAGCACAAGCCAAAGCCACGCTGAAAAATCCGAACCGGAGAAATAA
- the GIM3 gene encoding tubulin-binding prefolding complex subunit GIM3 (similar to Saccharomyces cerevisiae GIM3 (YNL153C); ancestral locus Anc_2.101), with amino-acid sequence MELLPDGKKNTVQVQYEDQMRINEFSKLIMRKDKLDADLARERTEKEYLDDVSLELELVDEDELVQYKLGEVFVFWKQSKVLEQLERDAEELDSRIAVLEQTDGELQDRMTELKTQLYAKFGDNINLER; translated from the coding sequence ATGGAACTGCTACCAGATGGCAAGAAAAACACCGTGCAGGTGCAGTACGAGGACCAGATGCGGATCAACGAGTTCTCGAAGCTGATCATGCGGAAGGACAAGCTGGACGCGGATCTCGCCCGCGAACGCACCGAGAAGGAGTACCTCGACGACGTCTCGCTCGAACTGGAGCTCGTAGACGAGGATGAGCTCGTGCAGTACAAGCTCGGTGAGGTGTTTGTATTTTGGAAACAGAGCAAAGTGCTGGAACAACTCGAACGGGACGCAGAGGAGCTTGACAGCAGGATAGCTGTGCTGGAGCAGACGGACGGCGAACTACAGGACAGGATGACGGAATTGAAGACTCAGTTGTACGCCAAGTTTGGCGATAACATCAACTTGGAGCGCTAG
- the AAH1 gene encoding adenine deaminase (similar to Saccharomyces cerevisiae AAH1 (YNL141W); ancestral locus Anc_2.104), with product MPVSVEFLRELPKCEHHLHLEGTLEPDLLFPLARRNGVELPAGFPQTPEELHRKYAAFADLQDFLNYYYVGTNVLQTEQDFYDLAWAYFNKVSKQGLVHAELFFDPQSHTSRGVAIETVTGGFHRACTDAREQFGITSQLIVCLLRHCPPADCLQTIEDFSKFLTDGTITGIGLDSAEKPFPPGLFVECYQRAREINPDLRLTAHAGEEGPAQYVSDSLDLLHTTRVDHGVNSVHDAELMRRLAAERTLLTVCPLSNVRLQVVKRVGELPLQQLLDGDVPFSLNSDDPAYFGGYILENYVQVAKEFPHWDHAVFAKIAKNAINGSWCDNKRKTQLLGLLDAVVAKHSV from the coding sequence ATGCCTGTCTCTGTTGAATTTCTGCGCGAGTTGCCCAAATGTGAGCACCATCTGCACCTCGAGGGCACATTAGAACCGGATCTGCTGTTCCCGCTGGCAAGGAGGAACGGTGTTGAGTTGCCCGCTGGGTTCCCACAGACACCTGAGGAGTTGCACAGGAAGTACGCCGCGTTCGCTGACTTGCAGGACTTCCTCAACTACTACTACGTCGGTACGAACGTGTTGCAGACGGAGCAGGACTTCTATGACCTTGCCTGGGCGTACTTCAATAAAGTGTCGAAGCAAGGACTTGTACACGCTGAACTGTTCTTCGATCCACAGTCGCACACTTCGCGTGGCGTGGCCATCGAGACCGTTACAGGTGGGTTCCACCGTGCATGCACTGACGCACGGGAACAATTCGGAATCACCTCACAACTCATCGTGTGTCTGCTTAGACATTGCCCACCAGCTGATTGTCTGCAAACTATTGAAGATTTCTCGAAGTTCTTGACAGATGGGACCATCACGGGGATAGGGCTGGACTCCGCGGAGAAACCGTTCCCACCGGGGCTGTTCGTCGAGTGTTACCAGCGCGCTCGTGAGATCAACCCGGATTTGCGGTTGACCGCTCATGCTGGGGAGGAGGGCCCAGCACAGTACGTTTCGGACTCGCTCGACTTGCTCCACACCACGAGGGTCGACCATGGGGTCAACTCCGTGCATGATGCAGAATTGATGCGCAGACTTGCCGCGGAAAGGACGCTACTGACGGTGTGCCCGCTCTCGAACGTCAGATTGCAAGTCGTCAAGCGCGTCGGGGAACTGCCCCTCCAGCAGCTGCTCGACGGAGACGTGCCCTTCTCGCTTAACTCAGACGACCCGGCGTACTTCGGTGGGTACATCCTCGAGAACTACGTCCAGGTCGCGAAAGAGTTCCCTCACTGGGACCACGCCGTGTTCGCCAAAATCGCCAAAAACGCAATCAACGGGTCCTGGTGTGACAACAAGCGCAAAACCCAACTTCTCGGGTTACTCGACGCAGTCGTCGCAAAGCACTCTGTGTAA
- the KNAG0F01490 gene encoding casein kinase I homolog (similar to Saccharomyces cerevisiae YCK1 (YHR135C) and YCK2 (YNL154C); ancestral locus Anc_2.105): MASPIPHHLSLTPNNSSHFQNISNAKIINGNLAMTNNTTLVNQVASPPPSNQSAQNSQQQRDDSTIVGLHYKIGKKIGEGSFGVLFEGVNMINDTPVAIKFEPRKTEAPQLKDEYRAYKILSGTPGIPQAYYFGQEGLHNILVIDLLGPSLEDLFDWCGRRFSVKTVVQCAVQMITLLEDLHSRDLIYRDIKPDNFLVGRQGHPEANNIHLIDFGMAKQYRDPKTKQHIPYREKKSLSGTARYMSINTHLGREQSRRDDMEALGHVFFYFLRGSLPWQGLKAPNNKQKYEKIGEKKRITNVYDLAQGLPIQFGRYLEIVRNLSFEETPDYEGYRRLLLSVLDDLNLSADGEYDWMKLNGGRGYDLTINKKPNLHGYGHPTPPNEKARRHRSKHHQPAALALAAAAQATNAGQMAAGAVAAAANAAVPSSRAGAGAAAGAPGTGTATDENRLDPTSYEAYQQQTQQKYAQQQQQMQQQQQQKNGRAGAGLQQDRNNKLPYGIQNQPNAKNIGNTNINNSNNINDMGDNGNAINRNNHATQTQSSASSRGGFFSKLACC, from the coding sequence ATGGCATCTCCAATTCCACACCATTTGTCTCTAACACCCAACAACTCGTCGCACTTCCAAAATATTAGCAACGCCAAAATCATCAACGGGAACCTTGCGATGACGAACAACACCACTTTGGTTAACCAGGTGGCGTCACCACCGCCATCGAACCAGTCGGCGCAGAACTCGCAACAACAGAGGGATGACTCGACGATTGTCGGGTTACACTACAAGATCGGGAAGAAGATCGGGGAGGGGTCGTTTGGTGTGCTGTTCGAAGGTGTGAACATGATCAACGATACCCCTGTCGCCATCAAGTTTGAGCCACGGAAGACGGAGGCACCTcagttgaaggacgagTACAGGGCGTACAAAATACTCAGTGGGACTCCCGGGATTCCACAGGCGTACTATTTTGGTCAAGAGGGGCTGCACAATATCCTCGTGATTGACCTGCTGGGGCCCTCCCTGGAGGACCTGTTCGACTGGTGCGGGAGACGGTTCTCCGTGAAAACCGTCGTGCAGTGCGCGGTGCAAATGATCACTCTTTTGGAGGATCTCCACTCGAGAGACCTTATCTACAGGGATATCAAGCCGGATAACTTCCTTGTTGGGAGACAGGGCCACCCGGAGGCTAACAACATCCACCTGATTGATTTCGGTATGGCGAAACAGTACAGGGACCCAAAGACGAAACAGCACATCCCGTACAGAGAAAAGAAGTCACTGAGCGGTACTGCACGGTACATGTCCATAAATACACATTTGGGCAGGGAGCAATCTAGAAGAGACGATATGGAGGCCCTCGGCCACGTCTTCTTCTACTTCCTACGCGGGTCTCTCCCCTGGCAGGGGCTCAAGGCTCCCAACAACAAGCAAAAGTACGAAAAGATTGGTGAGAAGAAACGTATAACTAATGTATACGACTTGGCTCAGGGGTTGCCCATCCAATTCGGCCGCTATTTGGAGATCGTCAGAAACCTTTCCTTCGAAGAGACACCAGACTACGAGGGGTATCGCCGCTTGCTCCTGTCCGTCCTGGACGACTTAAACCTCTCCGCAGACGGTGAATACGATTGGATGAAACTGAACGGGGGGAGAGGGTACGACCTCACCATAAACAAGAAGCCAAACCTGCACGGTTACGGTCATCCAACCCCACCAAACGAAAAGGCAAGGAGACACAGGTCTAAGCATCACCAGCCAGCTGCACTTGCtcttgcagcagcagcacaGGCCACCAACGCGGGGCAGATGGCCGCAGGTGCTGTCGCTGCTGCGGCTAATGCGGCAGTGCCATCCTCTAGAGCGGGTGCTGGAGCTGCAGCAGGAGCACCGGGCACGGGCACGGCAACGGACGAGAACAGGCTGGACCCAACGTCGTACGAGGCCtaccagcagcaaacaCAACAGAAGTACgctcaacagcagcaacagatgcaacagcaacagcagcaaaagAATGGGAGGGCCGGTGCCGGATTACAGCAGGACAGGAATAACAAACTGCCATACGGTATACAAAACCAACCAAACGCAAAGAACATTGGCAATACTAATATTAATAACAGTaacaacatcaacgacATGGGGGACAACGGAAATGCCATCAACCGCAATAATCATGCCACCCAGACACAATCGAGTGCCTCCTCGAGAGGAGGTTTCTTCAGTAAATTGGCATGCTGCTAG
- the CUZ1 gene encoding Cuz1p (similar to Saccharomyces cerevisiae YNL155W; ancestral locus Anc_2.106), with the protein MSLKPEVGMLDVGTHCAFCRQLDFLPFHCGACGGDYCELHRTKSAHHCASLLGNNEGKKDPANSGQTQPTSHGERYFQALLPEKGYIRVKSDGTGSGKSPPQQPRTVKSTMGTTAMSKLLKFFQRTKQRQSSSSSSSSSFSPRRPPNRVVQLAQLKKRCRGDSKIPQDNRVYVICHAVSERDAEGVPLFVNRMWPIGRALDYIAQELNVSNTNNKMGTAEAEKLFIYMNNGRDDQLVELNTGERVQNTIHDLDSLYLIRGKLQQ; encoded by the coding sequence ATGAGTTTGAAGCCGGAGGTAGGGATGCTCGATGTGGGGACCCACTGCGCGTTCTGTAGACAGCTCGATTTCTTGCCCTTCCACTGTGGTGCCTGTGGCGGGGACTACTGTGAGTTGCATCGGACGAAAAGCGCACACCATTGTGCAAGTCTTCTGGGCAACAATGAGGGCAAGAAGGATCCTGCCAATTCCGGACAGACCCAACCAACAAGCCATGGGGAGCGGTACTTCCAGGCTTTGCTCCCTGAGAAGGGGTATATCAGGGTGAAGTCTGATGGCACTGGATCCGGGAAatcaccaccacagcaacCTCGCACGGTCAAATCTACGATGGGTACCACCGCGATGAGCAAGCTGTTGAAGTTCTTCCAGCGAACTAAACAGCGCCagtcctcgtcatcgtcatcgtcatcgtcattcTCACCTCGACGGCCGCCCAATAGGGTGGTGCAGCTGGcacagttgaagaaacggTGTCGTGGGGACTCAAAGATCCCGCAGGACAACAGGGTGTACGTCATTTGCCATGCGGTTTCTGAGCGGGACGCTGAGGGAGTGCCCCTGTTTGTGAACAGGATGTGGCCCATCGGCCGTGCACTGGACTACATTGCGCAGGAGTTGAACGTGTCAAATACGAACAACAAGATGGGCACCGCTGAAGCGGAGAAGCTGTTCATATACATGAACAACGGGCGGGACGACCAGCTGGTGGAATTGAACACTGGAGAAAGGGTTCAGAACACCATTCACGATCTGGACTCGCTGTACCTGATCCGCGGTAAACTGCAGCAATGA
- the NSG2 gene encoding Nsg2p (similar to Saccharomyces cerevisiae NSG1 (YHR133C) and NSG2 (YNL156C); ancestral locus Anc_2.108), whose translation MGSHRERKQPQQGGPSRDPLGSVSSSLANLTRPELYSIYDSGVVLESEGIQDVNEAKYRSATAGVGPQTLRPRGKIDATTLVVLALSGIVYHELARMMHDNHKLHEDIISRPLLVGVHFLDWAVGGSLGISIPTWVGYALEGVLFGLSVPVLDRYLPESRITGTGGSGTSPRGDSLFSVLRTVNSMLGITFGIRKIKWASSMQASVAWLSLNFMLWLLLDSTVPLLLHSATLGCLVSALSSQGAGPAVHLPEVLYLFDFYFLGFLVFGKLGRYLTYRHGYTH comes from the coding sequence ATGGGATCACACagggaaagaaaacaaccacaacaggGGGGTCCCTCCAGGGATCCTCTCGGTTCtgtgtcgtcgtcgctTGCGAATTTGACAAGGCCCGAACTGTACTCGATATATGATTCCGGGGTTGTGCTGGAGTCCGAGGGCATACAGGACGTGAACGAGGCGAAGTACCGCTCAGCTACGGCGGGGGTGGGCCCGCAGACGCTGCGTCCAAGGGGCAAGATCGACGCCACAACGCTTGTCGTGCTCGCACTCTCGGGGATAGTGTATCACGAGCTCGCCAGGATGATGCATGACAACCACAAGCTGCACGAGGACATCATATCACGCCCGCTGCTTGTTGGGGTGCACTTTCTGGACTGGGCTGTCGGCGGGTCGCTTGGCATCAGCATCCCCACTTGGGTCGGCTATGCGCTCGAGGGAGTGCTCTTTGGACTCAGCGTGCCCGTCTTGGACCGGTATCTCCCCGAATCGCGGATCACTGGTACTGGTGGTTCCGGGACGTCACCGCGGGGGGACTCTCTATTCAGTGTATTGCGCACTGTGAACTCGATGCTCGGTATCACTTTCGGGATTCGCAAGATCAAATGGGCGTCCTCGATGCAAGCCTCTGTCGCGTGGCTTTCGTTGAACTTCATGCTCTGGTTGTTGCTGGATAGCACGGTACCGTTGCTTCTGCATAGCGCGACACTGGGCTGCCTCGTCTCTGCGCTGTCGTCACAGGGTGCGGGTCCCGCTGTTCATCTCCCAGAAGTGCTGTACCTGTTCGATTTCTACTTCTTGGGGTTCCTCGTGTTCGGTAAGTTGGGAAGGTACTTGACGTACCGTCACGGGTACACGCACTAG
- the KNAG0F01520 gene encoding uncharacterized protein (similar to Saccharomyces cerevisiae PGA1 (YNL158W); ancestral locus Anc_2.111) produces MCSSQMFIQRLLLALLFCACLVRGNTETWQLDLNGGDAELLILGDASNSTVHHITAPGATIDVSDVSGKQLVAMRYTNWAQSRLFLKICWTAMDPISIDDFQYAVSKEQSLLYLKFTTPLHCYPRELPSQDHIVQLNISIDELYLDCIPKQLLHYTVPFIVAVVVAVYTAFFHYETRYNLYTYLSI; encoded by the coding sequence ATGTGCTCATCGCAGATGTTTATACAAAGGTTGCTTTTAGCACTGCTTTTCTGTGCGTGTCTGGTTCGCGGTAACACGGAGACTTGGCAACTGGATCTGAACGGTGGAGATGCAGAGCTGCTGATTCTTGGAGATGCGTCCAACAGCACAGTACACCACATCACGGCCCCTGGTGCCACAATAGACGTGTCAGACGTCTCTGGCAAACAACTGGTCGCTATGCGGTACACGAATTGGGCACAGAGCCGcctgtttttgaagatttgcTGGACCGCGATGGACCCGATCTCGATCGATGACTTCCAATACGCGGTCTCAAAAGAACAATCCTTACTCTATTTGAAGTTCACAACCCCGTTGCACTGCTATCCGCGAGAACTGCCCTCGCAGGACCACATCGTTCAACTAAACATCTCCATAGACGAACTGTACCTCGATTGCATACCGAAACAGCTGCTTCACTACACGGTCCCGTTTATCGTAGCTGTAGTAGTAGCCGTATACACGGCATTCTTCCATTACGAAACGAGATATAACCTATATACATACCTCTCCATCTGA
- the ASI2 gene encoding Asi2p (similar to Saccharomyces cerevisiae ASI2 (YNL159C); ancestral locus Anc_2.112) translates to MTRGERSARNMVPRDDNALFRRFIREMDKRSGHHAESGGGSPAITLGDGSGDDDDATSLDGGDTTDGALREMLDNLEQGINTAIEERNGTGDDRTGDRLVHTFTPHAGMGIRRPGDTNTQTYGQLLMRNLLMLDYMILVMLFPFSLYNVLRSGFNMVTFNCNGAGDDADFIVNLIVYIRYCEAITEDGESLVGYQTAKALTAGGTNLNGGLSLLIKFHNVINYYGMVALRGVVRALPRAVVKRAATAAATTTVPAVLRRTAVTFYNGTVKTTAAALYLLYGVLGTAYLYGSMLFFALCLTITVTRRYKTVARVLANETRPRID, encoded by the coding sequence ATGACGAGGGGAGAACGGTCTGCAAGGAATATGGTTCCACGAGACGATAATGCGCTGTTCCGGCGGTTTATACGGGAGATGGACAAGAGGAGCGGTCATCACGCTGAGAGTGGCGGTGGTTCACCCGCGATCACGTTAGGTGATGGGAGCggcgacgatgacgacgcTACCTCGCTGGATGGCGGGGATACTACTGATGGAGCGCTCCGTGAGATGTTGGACAACCTTGAGCAAGGTATTAATACTGCGATCGAGGAGCGCAACGGCACCGGTGATGACCGGACCGGTGACCGGCTGGTGCACACGTTCACGCCTCATGCAGGCATGGGGATCCGCCGTCCCGGAGACACCAACACCCAGACGTACGGACAGTTGCTTATGCGAAACCTGCTGATGTTAGACTACATGATCCTTGTCAtgttgttccccttctccCTATACAACGTTTTGAGAAGCGGGTTCAACATGGTCACTTTCAACTGCAACGGTGCGGGTGACGACGCGGACTTTATCGTTAACCTGATCGTCTACATACGTTACTGCGAGGCGATCACCGAAGACGGCGAATCCTTAGTCGGGTACCAGACGGCAAAGGCACTCACTGCCGGTGGTACGAACTTGAACGGCGGGCTAAGCCTACTGATCAAATTCCACAACGTGATCAACTACTACGGGATGGTCGCACTGCGTGGCGTAGTACGAGCCCTGCCTCGGGCCGTGGTCAAACGAGCCGCGACAGCAGCTGCGACCACAACTGTACCTGCTGTACTGAGACGCACGGCGGTCACGTTTTACAACGGAACGGTGAAAACTACCGCTGCGGCACTGTACCTGCTCTACGGCGTGTTGGGCACCGCATACTTGTACGGTTCGATGCTCTTCTTCGCGCTCTGCCTCACCATCACGGTCACAAGAAGGTACAAGACCGTCGCACGGGTCCTCGCCAACGAGACGCGCCCACGCATAGACTAG